One Spirochaeta africana DSM 8902 genomic window carries:
- a CDS encoding lipid II:glycine glycyltransferase FemX produces MPHIQRGLRFHRGIDRLCDMDIALKQIPVAELNPGNNVMQSPRWAAVKGLLGHEVLGFELDTSDGRDTLLAIMQQGPRGRRIAYLPWAPRILPVSASAGCFLEQLSDELQHLMPENTLCLRFDLPWQSPFDGEPPDDVIRTMRMNFGTRLHAMRKAPTDIQPTVTIVLDLNQTEAELMAGMRSKTRYNIRLSQRRGVRVRTAAPDELEIWHQLYTETMQRQNIPVHPIGYFTSLFHSRVNSPSGTRFKLLLAEHNGVPLAGLILAITGTAAVYLYGASSSRRRELMPSYALQWYAIQSSKVHGCTSYDMFGIPSVPSPDHPMYGLYQFKKGFGGTVVCRRGCWDFPVLSQEYQAVGLHELTRGGYHGH; encoded by the coding sequence ATGCCACACATCCAGCGCGGCTTGCGGTTTCATCGCGGTATTGATAGGCTTTGCGATATGGACATCGCCCTGAAACAAATCCCGGTCGCTGAACTCAACCCTGGCAACAACGTCATGCAGAGTCCCCGCTGGGCAGCCGTCAAGGGACTGCTGGGACATGAGGTCCTGGGGTTTGAGCTTGATACCAGCGACGGCAGAGACACCCTGCTGGCGATTATGCAGCAGGGTCCACGCGGGCGCCGTATTGCCTACCTGCCCTGGGCACCGCGAATTCTGCCTGTCTCGGCAAGTGCGGGCTGTTTCCTGGAGCAGCTTTCGGACGAACTCCAGCACCTGATGCCAGAGAATACCCTGTGCCTGCGTTTTGATTTGCCATGGCAGTCGCCGTTCGATGGCGAACCACCAGATGATGTTATCCGTACGATGCGGATGAACTTTGGCACCCGTCTGCATGCCATGCGCAAGGCACCGACAGATATACAGCCCACGGTGACTATCGTCCTTGATCTGAATCAAACCGAAGCCGAGCTGATGGCCGGAATGAGATCCAAGACTCGCTACAACATCAGGCTGTCGCAGCGACGGGGGGTTCGAGTACGAACTGCCGCACCGGATGAGCTGGAAATCTGGCATCAGCTCTACACCGAAACCATGCAGCGGCAGAACATCCCGGTACATCCGATCGGGTATTTCACCAGCCTGTTTCATTCCAGAGTGAACAGCCCGTCCGGCACACGATTCAAACTGTTGCTGGCCGAGCATAACGGTGTGCCCCTGGCCGGCTTGATCCTGGCCATCACCGGTACCGCAGCAGTATACCTGTACGGGGCCAGCAGCAGCCGACGACGGGAGCTTATGCCCAGCTATGCCCTGCAGTGGTATGCCATCCAGTCAAGCAAGGTACATGGGTGCACCAGCTACGACATGTTTGGCATCCCGTCGGTACCAAGCCCGGACCACCCTATGTACGGGCTGTATCAGTTCAAAAAGGGATTTGGGGGCACCGTTGTGTGTCGCCGCGGATGCTGGGACTTTCCGGTGCTGTCGCAGGAATATCAGGCCGTAGGACTGCACGAGCTCACCAGGGGTGGATATCATGGACACTGA
- a CDS encoding GNAT family N-acetyltransferase, whose amino-acid sequence MDTDLNGLWLQLHRSIHEIPRADWQRLAVTASPLMQWDWLAALEDSGSVSAETDWAPRHAAVRDADGVLIAAAPFYRRDKSSAGEFVFDFAWIDAAEQLGFAYFPKLVGMSPATPIPAFEILMDTSWCQHHQIASDRLSGHVLQRIREQALQEGIASIHLQFVSPSLCATAAGSGFQEWRHAGFEWHNRGYRDWDHYLEHLTKDRRRTARRERRRLREQGVVTEVRQGSTIPHSWLSLMYRYYRNTTDQFGPWAARFLRKDFFLRLHEAAGEHLVFVAAFLTDTNEADQTSVLHDAEPVALAMLLSNGSELMGRYWGCSQQLPYLHFECCYYTPIEWAIQHGISRFNPGMGGEHKIHRGFEGARHFSQHWFADQRMALLFAGNIHQFNDFTQQELAAASQLSALYTLRKGDGDGNT is encoded by the coding sequence ATGGACACTGATCTGAACGGGCTGTGGCTGCAGCTGCATCGCAGTATCCACGAGATACCGCGTGCAGACTGGCAGCGGCTCGCTGTTACCGCCTCCCCGTTAATGCAGTGGGACTGGCTGGCAGCCCTGGAGGACAGCGGTTCGGTTTCGGCAGAAACCGACTGGGCGCCGCGCCATGCAGCTGTACGCGATGCTGACGGCGTATTGATCGCCGCCGCCCCGTTCTACCGCCGCGACAAAAGTAGCGCTGGTGAGTTTGTGTTTGATTTTGCCTGGATCGACGCCGCAGAACAACTGGGATTCGCATACTTCCCGAAACTGGTCGGGATGAGCCCGGCTACCCCGATTCCGGCCTTTGAGATCCTGATGGATACCAGCTGGTGCCAACACCACCAGATTGCCTCCGATCGGCTTAGCGGACATGTGCTGCAGCGAATCCGGGAGCAGGCACTGCAGGAGGGGATTGCATCGATCCACCTGCAGTTTGTCTCCCCGTCTTTGTGTGCAACCGCCGCCGGATCGGGATTCCAGGAATGGCGACATGCGGGATTTGAATGGCATAACCGGGGCTATCGGGACTGGGACCACTATCTGGAGCATCTGACCAAGGATCGGCGGCGAACGGCTCGCCGGGAACGCCGGCGCCTGCGTGAACAGGGAGTTGTCACAGAAGTTCGCCAGGGCAGTACAATCCCCCACAGCTGGCTGTCACTCATGTACCGCTACTACCGCAATACTACCGATCAATTCGGCCCATGGGCCGCGCGGTTTCTGCGCAAGGATTTCTTTCTGCGGCTGCACGAGGCTGCTGGTGAACACCTGGTATTTGTCGCCGCATTCCTGACCGATACCAACGAGGCAGATCAGACATCTGTACTACACGATGCGGAACCGGTGGCGCTGGCAATGCTGCTGAGTAACGGCAGCGAGCTGATGGGTCGTTACTGGGGGTGCAGTCAGCAGCTGCCCTACCTGCATTTCGAGTGCTGCTACTATACACCGATTGAGTGGGCTATCCAGCACGGGATTTCTCGATTCAATCCGGGCATGGGGGGAGAACACAAGATTCATCGCGGGTTCGAAGGCGCGCGACATTTCAGCCAGCACTGGTTTGCCGATCAGCGTATGGCACTGCTGTTTGCCGGAAACATCCATCAATTCAACGATTTTACCCAACAGGAACTTGCCGCTGCATCGCAGCTGAGTGCATTATATACCCTGCGCAAAGGAGATGGAGATGGCAACACATGA
- a CDS encoding AMP-binding protein codes for MLQLDHGECVRFTRDFVVSHLRTMRGGWDLPASAEDPLDADFPGAPWFMDSLELVTLSGMIAESFQVHRSGIEDMLLARRSVHDWAEIIHTSLQHYDQEMVFYTSGSTGVPKPVMHQTALLQQEIAAIAAELPSGIRRIVSTVPAHHIYGFLFTILLPQHLMLETVPAAGVRPVLEDTDLVIAVPAVLRSWRARGASLPAGVTVVSSTAPLGDEDAAWVLQTGAKLVEVFGSSETAGIGVRRNREEGFRLFPYWERSKDGDQLWREGLPGQVPLLDSFEWLNERSFIYRGRKDHAVQIHGINVFPNQVEEKLGSHPLVQAAAVRSFESPAGTRLKAFIVPADNTATAEIEQQLRNWAAQNLPIPERPAHYRFGSTLPRTELGKAADFS; via the coding sequence ATGCTGCAGCTTGATCATGGTGAATGTGTCAGATTCACCAGGGATTTTGTAGTATCCCACCTGCGTACAATGCGTGGCGGGTGGGATCTTCCTGCTTCTGCAGAGGATCCGCTTGACGCCGATTTTCCGGGAGCCCCCTGGTTTATGGATTCCCTCGAACTGGTGACGCTCTCGGGCATGATCGCCGAGAGTTTCCAGGTGCACCGCAGCGGTATCGAGGATATGCTGCTGGCCAGGCGTTCCGTACACGACTGGGCAGAGATCATACACACCTCGCTGCAGCATTACGACCAGGAGATGGTGTTTTATACCTCCGGCAGTACCGGTGTGCCCAAGCCGGTCATGCATCAAACAGCCTTGCTGCAGCAGGAGATTGCGGCTATTGCCGCTGAGCTCCCGAGCGGGATACGCAGGATTGTGTCCACGGTGCCGGCTCATCATATCTACGGATTTCTGTTCACTATCCTGCTGCCGCAGCATCTGATGCTGGAGACGGTTCCTGCAGCTGGGGTGCGCCCGGTACTGGAGGACACCGATCTGGTGATTGCCGTTCCGGCAGTCCTGCGCAGCTGGAGAGCCCGAGGTGCGAGCTTGCCTGCCGGTGTAACAGTGGTATCATCCACCGCCCCGCTGGGGGATGAGGATGCGGCCTGGGTGCTGCAGACCGGGGCAAAGCTGGTTGAGGTTTTCGGATCCAGTGAGACGGCGGGTATCGGGGTCCGCCGCAACCGGGAGGAAGGGTTTCGGCTGTTTCCGTACTGGGAGCGCAGCAAGGATGGTGATCAGCTGTGGCGGGAAGGGCTGCCAGGGCAGGTTCCGCTGCTGGATTCCTTTGAATGGCTGAATGAACGTTCATTCATTTATCGTGGTCGCAAGGATCATGCGGTTCAGATACACGGGATCAATGTATTTCCGAACCAGGTCGAGGAAAAACTGGGGAGCCATCCCCTGGTGCAGGCGGCTGCTGTCCGCAGCTTTGAATCACCTGCCGGCACGCGACTCAAGGCCTTTATCGTACCGGCAGACAATACCGCTACTGCCGAAATCGAGCAACAGCTCAGAAACTGGGCGGCACAGAACCTCCCGATCCCCGAGAGACCAGCTCACTATCGCTTTGGCAGCACCCTGCCCCGCACGGAACTTGGCAAAGCGGCAGATTTCAGCTGA
- the msrA gene encoding peptide-methionine (S)-S-oxide reductase MsrA yields the protein MATHDYAVLGGGCFWCLEAAFNRLPGVTGVISGYAGGETTNPGYEEVCSGSTGHAEVVKIEFNPELITFRQLLEFFWQVHDPTTLNRQGQDRGTQYRSIILYHSPDQLHEATTSRHALDQSGRYPHPSVTEIIPLEKFYPAEEYHQRYFERNPNAGYCRAVIAPKLEKVFSVPGVSAWSSEP from the coding sequence ATGGCAACACATGACTACGCAGTACTGGGGGGTGGTTGCTTCTGGTGCCTGGAAGCGGCATTCAATCGTCTGCCCGGGGTAACCGGTGTTATCAGCGGCTATGCAGGCGGAGAAACGACAAACCCTGGCTACGAAGAGGTATGCAGCGGGTCTACCGGCCATGCCGAGGTCGTCAAGATCGAATTCAACCCTGAGCTGATCACCTTTCGGCAACTGCTGGAGTTCTTCTGGCAAGTTCACGATCCCACGACGCTGAATCGACAAGGGCAGGATCGCGGCACGCAGTACCGATCGATCATCCTCTACCACTCTCCGGATCAGCTGCACGAGGCTACCACATCACGCCATGCGCTGGATCAGTCCGGACGGTATCCACATCCAAGCGTAACCGAGATCATACCGCTGGAAAAGTTCTATCCGGCAGAGGAATACCACCAGCGATATTTCGAGCGGAACCCGAATGCCGGGTACTGCCGAGCGGTTATTGCTCCCAAGCTGGAGAAGGTTTTCTCGGTTCCTGGGGTCAGTGCCTGGAGTTCTGAACCATAA